The following are from one region of the Hymenobacter sp. YIM 151858-1 genome:
- a CDS encoding OmpA family protein — protein sequence MKKSTSPLLLAALILAGTALPSCVASKKFDDLKARHEATEQARESAERQARDAVAELKKANEELSALRLENKRLVNDSAQTGTILRRTQGLYRELSDTYDKLLKNNEKVLANKNADYQKVAQDLARREAELGDLANNLNKSRNEIDKLASDVKSREAKLAELEKALAEKDAAVNALKAKVSNALLSFKASDLQVQVKDGKVYVSLSEQLLFKSGSTKVDPKGQEALTKLAGVLKDQRDVNVVVEGHTDNVPILKGTAGMADNWDLSALRATEIARLLTVGGVQPERVTASGRSQYVPVAKNDSPQNKALNRRTEIILTPKLDELFQMLESNSTPAK from the coding sequence GTGAAGAAGTCAACCTCTCCCCTGCTGCTGGCCGCTTTAATCCTGGCTGGCACGGCACTGCCCAGCTGCGTTGCCTCCAAAAAGTTTGACGACCTGAAGGCCCGCCACGAGGCCACCGAACAAGCCCGCGAATCGGCCGAGCGCCAGGCCCGCGACGCGGTGGCCGAGCTGAAGAAAGCCAACGAGGAGCTGAGTGCGCTGCGCCTCGAAAACAAGCGCCTCGTAAACGACTCGGCCCAAACCGGCACCATTTTGCGCCGCACCCAAGGCTTGTACCGCGAGCTGAGCGACACCTACGACAAGCTGCTGAAGAACAACGAAAAGGTGCTGGCCAACAAGAATGCCGACTACCAAAAGGTAGCGCAAGACCTGGCCCGCCGCGAGGCCGAGCTGGGCGACCTGGCCAACAACCTCAACAAAAGCCGCAACGAAATCGACAAGCTGGCTTCCGACGTGAAGTCGCGCGAGGCGAAGCTGGCCGAGCTCGAAAAGGCCCTGGCCGAGAAAGACGCTGCCGTAAACGCCCTCAAAGCCAAGGTAAGCAATGCCCTGCTCTCGTTTAAGGCCAGCGACTTGCAGGTGCAGGTAAAGGACGGCAAGGTGTACGTGTCGCTGTCGGAGCAGCTGCTGTTCAAGTCGGGCTCCACCAAAGTCGACCCGAAAGGCCAGGAGGCGCTTACCAAACTGGCCGGCGTGCTGAAAGACCAGCGCGACGTGAACGTGGTGGTAGAAGGCCACACCGATAACGTGCCCATCCTGAAAGGCACCGCCGGCATGGCCGACAACTGGGACCTCTCGGCCCTGCGTGCTACCGAAATTGCGCGCCTGCTAACCGTAGGTGGCGTGCAGCCCGAGCGCGTTACGGCATCGGGCCGCTCGCAGTACGTGCCCGTCGCCAAAAACGACTCGCCCCAGAACAAGGCCCTGAACCGCCGCACCGAGATTATCCTCACGCCTAAGCTTGACGAGCTGTTCCAGATGCTGGAGTCGAACTCGACACCGGCGAAGTAG
- a CDS encoding class I fructose-bisphosphate aldolase: METSTLQVSAEVDALLQHECQTITKDQIHQPGPDFIDRCFLQSNRSPQVLRSLGQLYNSGRLAGTGYMSILPVDQGIEHTAGASFGPNPMYFDPENIIKLAVEGGCNAVATTFGTFGTVARKYAHKIPFLVKINHNELLTYPNKFDQIMFGSVEEAWNLGATAVGATIYFGSEESGRQIQEVAAAFERAHELGMATVLWCYTRNNAFKNGDKDFHVSADLTGQANHLGVTIGADIIKQKLPENNGGFSTLKFGKTHKAMYETLSSENPIDLARYQVANCYMGRIGLINSGGESKGATDREEAIRTAIINKRAGGQGLISGRKAFQRPFAEGVDLLNAIQDVYLDERITLA, from the coding sequence ATGGAAACGAGCACCCTCCAGGTAAGCGCCGAAGTTGACGCGCTGCTCCAGCACGAGTGTCAGACCATCACCAAGGACCAGATTCACCAGCCGGGTCCCGACTTTATCGACCGTTGCTTTCTGCAGTCGAACCGCTCGCCGCAGGTGCTGCGCAGCCTGGGCCAGCTCTACAACTCGGGCCGGTTGGCCGGCACCGGCTACATGAGCATTCTGCCCGTCGACCAAGGCATCGAGCACACGGCCGGCGCCTCGTTCGGCCCGAACCCGATGTACTTCGACCCCGAAAACATCATCAAGCTGGCTGTTGAAGGAGGCTGCAACGCGGTGGCTACCACCTTCGGCACGTTTGGTACGGTGGCCCGCAAGTACGCCCACAAAATCCCGTTCCTGGTTAAAATCAACCACAACGAGCTGCTGACCTACCCCAACAAGTTCGACCAGATCATGTTCGGCTCGGTGGAAGAAGCCTGGAACCTGGGCGCTACGGCCGTGGGGGCTACCATTTACTTCGGTTCCGAGGAGTCGGGCCGCCAGATTCAGGAAGTGGCCGCCGCCTTCGAGCGCGCCCACGAGCTGGGCATGGCCACGGTGCTGTGGTGCTACACCCGCAACAACGCCTTCAAAAACGGCGACAAAGACTTCCACGTGTCGGCCGACCTCACCGGCCAGGCCAACCACCTGGGCGTAACCATCGGGGCCGACATCATCAAGCAGAAGCTGCCCGAAAACAACGGCGGTTTCTCGACCTTGAAGTTCGGCAAAACGCACAAGGCCATGTACGAAACCTTGTCGTCGGAAAACCCCATCGACCTAGCGCGCTACCAGGTGGCCAACTGCTACATGGGCCGCATCGGTCTCATCAACTCGGGCGGCGAGAGCAAAGGCGCTACCGACCGCGAAGAGGCCATCCGCACGGCCATCATCAACAAGCGGGCCGGGGGCCAGGGCCTGATTTCGGGCCGCAAAGCCTTCCAGCGCCCCTTTGCCGAAGGCGTAGACCTGCTGAACGCCATTCAGGACGTGTACCTCGACGAGCGCATCACGCTGGCGTAA
- the accD gene encoding acetyl-CoA carboxylase, carboxyltransferase subunit beta gives MAWFKRQEKGIITPTEQKKETPDGLWYKCPECGTVSDMGEHRRLLYTCAKCNYHDRIDSAEYFEVLFDNNRFEELDADLSSGDPLHFVDTKPYPQRISSTQCATGLKDAVRTAHGQINGLDLVVACMDFKFIGGSMGSVVGEKIARAIDYARKNRIPFLMISKSGGARMMEAGYSLMQMAKTSAKLALLAEAGVPYISLLTDPTTGGVTASYAMLGDFNISEPGALIGFAGPRVIKETIGKDLPKGFQSAEFVLEHGFLDFIVDRKQLKQKLSDLLTMLRPAEVPADPARA, from the coding sequence ATGGCTTGGTTTAAGCGTCAGGAGAAAGGCATCATCACCCCCACGGAGCAGAAAAAGGAGACCCCCGACGGCCTCTGGTACAAGTGCCCGGAGTGCGGCACCGTGAGCGACATGGGCGAACATCGTCGGCTCCTGTATACGTGCGCCAAGTGCAACTACCACGACCGCATCGACTCGGCCGAGTACTTTGAGGTGCTGTTTGACAACAACCGCTTCGAGGAGCTCGACGCCGATTTATCGTCGGGCGACCCGCTCCACTTCGTCGATACCAAGCCGTACCCGCAGCGCATCAGCTCAACGCAGTGCGCCACGGGCCTGAAGGACGCCGTGCGCACCGCACACGGCCAGATCAACGGCCTCGACCTGGTAGTGGCCTGCATGGATTTTAAATTCATCGGTGGCTCGATGGGCTCGGTAGTGGGCGAGAAGATTGCCCGCGCTATTGACTATGCCCGCAAAAACCGCATTCCGTTCCTGATGATCAGCAAATCGGGTGGGGCGCGCATGATGGAGGCCGGCTACTCGCTGATGCAAATGGCCAAAACCTCGGCCAAGCTGGCCTTGCTGGCCGAAGCCGGCGTGCCTTACATCTCCTTGCTCACCGACCCTACCACCGGCGGCGTTACGGCCTCGTACGCCATGCTCGGCGACTTCAACATCTCGGAGCCCGGCGCGCTGATTGGCTTTGCCGGACCTAGGGTTATCAAGGAAACCATCGGCAAGGACTTGCCCAAGGGTTTCCAGAGCGCCGAGTTCGTGCTGGAGCACGGCTTCCTCGATTTCATTGTGGATCGGAAGCAGCTGAAGCAAAAGCTCAGCGACCTGCTCACGATGCTGCGCCCGGCCGAGGTGCCCGCCGACCCGGCCCGCGCCTAG
- a CDS encoding glycine zipper domain-containing protein, with translation MKLHKAIVAAVLSVTLLGGATVTAEAQVTKPKTWSKKGKGAAVGAGAGAVTGAVIAGKGDRGKGALIGGAAGAVGGALIGRKKDKKKDPQRYEQYTRKD, from the coding sequence ATGAAACTTCATAAAGCTATTGTTGCCGCCGTTCTTTCGGTTACGCTGTTGGGCGGCGCTACGGTAACTGCCGAGGCGCAGGTTACCAAACCCAAAACCTGGAGCAAGAAAGGCAAAGGCGCTGCTGTTGGCGCCGGTGCCGGCGCCGTAACGGGTGCCGTAATTGCCGGTAAAGGCGACCGGGGCAAAGGGGCCCTCATCGGGGGCGCTGCCGGTGCGGTAGGCGGTGCGCTTATCGGCCGCAAAAAGGATAAAAAGAAAGACCCGCAGCGCTACGAGCAGTACACGCGCAAGGACTAA